In Bythopirellula goksoeyrii, a single window of DNA contains:
- a CDS encoding FCD domain-containing protein, which translates to MGNRKKPKGEEADAINAYRDEYKDMMADIIARDQNEAKPPTTLDYVLTLAFVINDENCPFNWHVKNGSPLSKEFIADLFGADEWDVRDALYRHSGTLGLVAPPIQGPKTLKEAKKRLEIKFDMEPALTGAREFESINEMRGKLELDALLMLLNSGDKEKTKVIDEMQKHHEAIGKVATAVSSYLHGGTPEDRRRNLVQPLYYAPRIGQYAEDFWLHDRDFHIAASVGVGMNVNAGILSILLERIRLTGSNRATIIERIPRSHEQHEAIIEAVIAGSRSGIEKAVKAHFDSSNTDFGFCV; encoded by the coding sequence ATGGGAAATCGAAAGAAGCCTAAGGGAGAAGAAGCAGACGCAATCAATGCGTATCGAGACGAGTACAAAGATATGATGGCGGATATCATCGCTCGTGACCAAAACGAGGCAAAACCTCCTACGACTCTTGACTACGTGCTGACATTGGCATTTGTTATTAACGACGAGAATTGCCCATTCAACTGGCACGTTAAGAACGGCTCCCCGCTTTCCAAGGAGTTCATCGCAGACCTTTTTGGTGCGGACGAGTGGGACGTCAGAGACGCTCTCTATAGACATAGCGGAACGCTTGGCCTGGTGGCCCCTCCTATTCAAGGACCGAAGACACTCAAAGAGGCTAAAAAACGATTAGAGATAAAGTTCGACATGGAACCTGCTTTGACTGGAGCAAGGGAGTTTGAGTCCATTAACGAAATGCGGGGCAAGCTAGAACTTGACGCTTTGCTAATGTTGCTCAATTCAGGAGACAAGGAGAAGACAAAAGTCATTGATGAGATGCAGAAGCATCACGAAGCAATCGGGAAAGTGGCTACCGCAGTGTCATCTTACTTGCACGGCGGCACACCGGAAGACCGAAGAAGGAACTTGGTACAACCGCTTTATTACGCGCCGAGAATCGGCCAGTACGCCGAAGACTTCTGGCTTCACGATAGAGATTTCCACATTGCAGCTTCGGTAGGCGTGGGCATGAACGTCAATGCCGGCATCCTAAGCATCTTGTTGGAGCGTATTCGTCTCACTGGTTCTAATCGTGCCACTATCATCGAGCGGATACCGAGGTCACACGAGCAGCATGAGGCTATCATCGAAGCAGTCATAGCTGGTTCTCGCAGTGGAATCGAAAAGGCGGTGAAAGCGCACTTCGATTCTTCAAATACAGATTTTGGATTTTGCGTGTGA